One window of Methanocalculus natronophilus genomic DNA carries:
- a CDS encoding glycoside hydrolase family 30 protein, with the protein VLDEQGGPNHVGNYCDAPIIADTEKQELRYNSSYYAIKHFSKHVQVGAKRVASTVNNDALNHVVFENPDKSIVVVIQNETEEDQKITIETPKKHSYHTKINKRSISTIIFEV; encoded by the coding sequence GTATTAGATGAACAAGGGGGTCCAAATCACGTAGGGAACTACTGTGATGCGCCCATTATCGCGGATACAGAAAAGCAAGAATTAAGATATAATTCTTCATATTATGCGATTAAGCATTTTTCCAAGCATGTTCAAGTTGGCGCAAAAAGAGTCGCATCAACGGTAAATAATGATGCGTTAAACCATGTCGTATTTGAAAATCCAGATAAGAGTATTGTGGTCGTGATTCAAAATGAAACAGAAGAAGATCAAAAAATCACTATTGAAACTCCGAAAAAACATTCTTATCACACAAAAATCAACAAACGTAG